From Rhodopseudomonas palustris, a single genomic window includes:
- a CDS encoding 3-keto-5-aminohexanoate cleavage protein: MSDKAVITCSLNGVLTDPKQHHVPVTPEQMAREAKAAYDAGAAIVHIHLRDQRPDKGHLPSWDVSVSREIQQAIREACPGIIINHTSGTSGPNYQGPLACIRETRPEIAACNAGSLNYLKVKADNSWAWPPMMFDNSVEKIQDFLDAMKDAGTIPEFECFDVGIVRCVGMYVQTGMYSGPLEYNFVMGVASGMPADPELLPILLKLKRPEAHWQVTAIGRAEIWPLHQACADLGGHLRTGLEDTFYLASGEKVTSNGQLIEEIAGCARRAGRAIASPEEARKIFGVLH; this comes from the coding sequence ATGAGCGACAAGGCGGTGATCACCTGCTCGCTGAACGGCGTGCTGACCGATCCGAAGCAGCACCATGTGCCGGTGACCCCTGAACAGATGGCACGAGAGGCCAAGGCGGCCTACGATGCCGGCGCCGCCATCGTTCACATCCACCTGCGCGATCAGCGCCCCGACAAGGGGCATCTGCCGAGCTGGGATGTCAGCGTGTCGCGCGAGATCCAACAGGCGATCCGCGAGGCCTGCCCGGGCATCATCATCAACCACACCTCCGGCACTTCGGGCCCCAACTACCAGGGCCCGCTCGCCTGCATCCGCGAGACCAGGCCGGAGATCGCCGCCTGCAACGCCGGCTCGCTGAACTATCTGAAAGTGAAAGCCGACAATAGCTGGGCCTGGCCGCCGATGATGTTCGACAACTCGGTCGAGAAGATTCAGGACTTCCTCGACGCGATGAAGGATGCCGGCACCATTCCGGAATTCGAGTGCTTCGACGTCGGAATCGTGCGCTGCGTCGGGATGTATGTGCAGACCGGGATGTATTCCGGGCCGCTCGAATATAATTTCGTGATGGGCGTCGCCTCCGGGATGCCGGCCGATCCGGAATTGCTGCCGATCCTGCTCAAGCTGAAGCGGCCCGAGGCGCATTGGCAGGTCACCGCGATCGGCCGCGCCGAGATCTGGCCGCTGCACCAGGCCTGCGCCGACCTCGGCGGCCATCTGCGCACTGGTCTCGAAGACACGTTCTATCTGGCGAGCGGCGAGAAGGTGACTTCGAACGGCCAGTTGATCGAAGAGATCGCCGGCTGCGCACGGCGGGCCGGGCGTGCGATCGCTTCGCCCGAAGAGGCGCGCAAGATCTTTGGTGTGCTGCACTAA
- a CDS encoding acyl-CoA carboxylase subunit beta, whose translation MAIIESTVAPGSEGFRANRDGMLALIERMRMLEARARTLSSASAERFHKRGQLLPRERVALVLDPGTPFLELSTLAGYMFDTANADKSVPGGGVIGGIGYVAGIRCMISANDSGIDAGALQPFGLDKTLRIQELALENKLPFVQLVESAGANLLRYRVEDFVRGGNIFRNLARMSAAGLPVVTVTHGSSTAGGAYQTGLSDYIVMVRGRTRAFLAGPPLLKAATGEIATEEELGGAEMHTSISGLGDYLAEDDRDALRIARDIMAGLPWDRSGPGPDPATYHPPLYDPEELLGIMPMDHKRPVDMRQVIARIVDDSDFTEMSPNYGPATVVGQARIAGMAIGIITNNGPLDPAGANKATHFIQACCQSRTPILYLNNTTGYIVGRAYEEAGMIKHGSKMIQAVTSATVPQITIYCGASFGAGNYGMCGRGFHPRFCFSWPNAKTAVMGGEQAAETMGIVAEAGAARKGVPLDREKLDQMKAGITAVFNGQMDVFATSARMLDDGVIDPRDTRAVLAEVLAICRESEAREPQRMQFAVSRP comes from the coding sequence ATGGCAATCATCGAATCCACCGTGGCGCCGGGGAGTGAGGGCTTCAGGGCCAATCGCGACGGCATGCTGGCGCTGATCGAGCGGATGCGGATGCTGGAGGCGCGGGCGCGGACGCTGTCGTCGGCCTCCGCCGAGCGCTTCCACAAGCGCGGGCAATTGCTGCCGCGCGAGCGCGTCGCGTTGGTCCTCGATCCGGGCACGCCGTTCCTCGAACTGTCGACGCTCGCCGGCTACATGTTCGACACGGCCAATGCCGACAAGAGCGTGCCCGGCGGCGGCGTGATCGGTGGCATCGGCTATGTGGCCGGCATCCGCTGCATGATCAGCGCCAACGATTCCGGGATCGATGCCGGTGCGCTGCAGCCGTTCGGTCTCGACAAGACGCTGCGGATTCAGGAACTGGCGCTGGAGAACAAGCTGCCGTTCGTGCAACTGGTCGAGAGTGCCGGCGCCAATCTCTTGCGCTACCGGGTCGAGGACTTCGTCCGCGGCGGCAATATTTTCCGCAACCTGGCGCGGATGTCCGCCGCTGGGCTGCCGGTGGTGACGGTGACGCACGGCTCGTCGACTGCGGGCGGCGCGTATCAGACCGGCCTGTCCGACTACATCGTGATGGTGCGCGGCCGGACACGGGCGTTCCTCGCCGGGCCGCCGCTGCTCAAGGCCGCGACCGGCGAGATCGCCACCGAGGAAGAACTCGGCGGGGCGGAGATGCACACTTCGATCTCCGGTCTCGGCGATTACCTCGCCGAAGACGACCGGGACGCGCTGCGGATCGCGCGCGACATCATGGCCGGGCTGCCATGGGACCGCTCCGGTCCGGGGCCGGATCCCGCGACCTATCACCCGCCGCTGTACGATCCGGAAGAACTGCTCGGCATCATGCCGATGGATCACAAGCGTCCGGTCGATATGCGCCAGGTGATCGCACGGATCGTCGACGACTCCGACTTCACCGAGATGTCGCCGAACTACGGCCCCGCCACGGTGGTCGGCCAGGCGCGGATCGCCGGCATGGCGATCGGCATCATCACCAACAACGGTCCGCTCGATCCGGCCGGCGCCAACAAGGCGACGCACTTCATCCAGGCGTGCTGCCAGTCGCGCACCCCGATCCTGTATCTCAACAACACCACCGGCTACATCGTCGGCCGCGCCTATGAAGAAGCCGGCATGATCAAGCACGGCTCCAAGATGATCCAGGCGGTGACCTCGGCCACCGTGCCGCAGATCACGATCTATTGCGGCGCCTCGTTCGGAGCCGGCAACTACGGCATGTGCGGCCGCGGTTTCCATCCGCGGTTCTGCTTCTCCTGGCCCAACGCCAAAACCGCTGTGATGGGCGGCGAGCAGGCCGCCGAGACCATGGGAATCGTCGCCGAAGCCGGCGCGGCGAGAAAGGGCGTGCCGCTCGATCGCGAAAAGCTCGATCAGATGAAGGCCGGCATCACCGCGGTGTTCAACGGCCAGATGGACGTATTCGCGACCTCGGCGCGGATGCTCGACGACGGCGTGATCGATCCCCGCGACACCCGCGCGGTGCTGGCCGAAGTGCTGGCGATCTGTCGTGAGAGCGAAGCGCGTGAGCCGCAGCGCATGCAGTTCGCGGTGTCCCGGCCATGA
- a CDS encoding acetyl-CoA carboxylase biotin carboxylase subunit — translation MSVTRMLKLTPFSKILIANRGEIALRVMRSARRLGYGVVAVYSDADADAAHVRSADEAVAIGGAQPSQSYLKIPAIIAAAKTAGADAVHPGYGFLAENEDFAASCRDAGLVFIGPSAESIAAMGNKAGAKEIMLKAGVPCVPGYQGEDQSDAAMIREAERIGFPIMIKAVAGGGGRGMRLVKDAAALADALRSARSEAQSAFGDPTVILERAILQPRHIEIQVFGDRYGAAIHLGERDCSVQRRHQKLIEEAPSPAVSDVLREQMGTVAVNAVKAIGYEGAGTLEFLLDSEGNFYFMEMNTRLQVEHPVTEAITGLDLVELQLRIAAGEPLPLRQDDVTFKGHAIEVRLCSEDADHDFMPQSGRMALWRMPAELRVEHALQSGAEIPPYYDSMIAKVIAVGASRDEARRKLIHGLDGTIAFGVTTNRGFLAACLRHKAFAAGEATTAFIAAHRDELVRALPDDAVPAAAVAALLLYVTDPYAPPHRPGRSLAAVFPTRLKFELDGAEQACEVVRERDGSYVVTQDGQPISFVIEELSANGIRFQAKGLGESAVFHRAGDRLFVQRLGVQNSIVDLTRAAPQSAARGGGDGKLRAALNGRVVAVLVKAGDRVEAGQPVLTLEAMKMEHVHKAPSSGIIAIDVAEGEQVTAGRIVAEIQSAAE, via the coding sequence ATGAGTGTGACCCGTATGTTGAAGCTGACGCCTTTCTCCAAGATCCTGATCGCCAACCGCGGCGAGATCGCGCTGCGGGTGATGCGCAGCGCCCGCCGGCTCGGCTATGGCGTGGTGGCGGTGTATTCCGACGCGGATGCCGACGCCGCCCATGTCCGCTCGGCGGACGAGGCGGTGGCGATCGGCGGCGCGCAGCCGTCGCAATCGTACCTGAAAATCCCGGCGATCATCGCTGCGGCGAAGACCGCCGGCGCCGACGCGGTGCATCCCGGCTATGGCTTCCTCGCCGAGAACGAGGACTTTGCCGCGTCGTGCCGCGACGCGGGTCTGGTGTTTATCGGGCCATCGGCGGAATCGATCGCCGCGATGGGCAACAAGGCCGGCGCCAAGGAGATCATGCTGAAGGCCGGCGTGCCCTGCGTGCCGGGCTATCAGGGCGAAGACCAGAGCGACGCCGCGATGATCCGCGAAGCCGAGCGGATCGGCTTTCCGATCATGATCAAGGCGGTGGCCGGCGGCGGCGGCCGCGGCATGCGGCTGGTCAAGGACGCCGCGGCGCTGGCGGACGCGTTGCGCAGCGCGCGCTCGGAAGCGCAAAGCGCGTTCGGCGATCCGACCGTGATCCTGGAGCGCGCGATCCTGCAGCCGCGCCACATCGAGATTCAGGTGTTCGGCGATCGCTACGGCGCCGCCATCCATCTCGGCGAGCGCGACTGCTCGGTGCAGCGCCGCCACCAGAAGCTGATCGAGGAAGCGCCGTCGCCGGCGGTCTCGGACGTGCTGCGCGAACAGATGGGCACCGTCGCGGTGAATGCCGTCAAGGCGATCGGTTACGAAGGCGCCGGCACGCTGGAATTCCTGCTCGACAGCGAAGGCAACTTCTACTTCATGGAGATGAACACCCGCCTGCAGGTCGAGCATCCGGTGACCGAGGCGATCACCGGGCTCGATCTGGTCGAACTGCAGCTCCGCATCGCCGCCGGCGAACCGCTGCCGCTGCGCCAGGACGACGTGACGTTCAAGGGCCACGCGATCGAGGTGCGGCTGTGTTCGGAGGATGCCGATCACGACTTCATGCCGCAATCGGGCAGGATGGCGCTGTGGCGGATGCCGGCCGAGCTGCGCGTCGAGCATGCGCTGCAATCGGGCGCGGAGATCCCGCCGTATTACGACTCGATGATCGCCAAGGTCATTGCGGTCGGCGCCAGCCGCGACGAGGCGCGGCGCAAGCTGATCCATGGTCTCGACGGCACGATCGCGTTCGGTGTCACTACCAATCGCGGCTTCCTCGCCGCCTGTCTGCGCCACAAGGCGTTCGCGGCCGGCGAGGCGACCACGGCGTTCATCGCGGCGCACCGCGACGAGCTGGTGCGGGCGCTGCCGGACGATGCGGTGCCGGCCGCTGCGGTCGCCGCGCTGCTGCTCTACGTCACCGATCCCTACGCCCCGCCGCATCGGCCCGGCCGGTCGCTGGCGGCGGTGTTTCCGACCCGGCTCAAATTCGAGCTCGACGGCGCGGAGCAGGCCTGCGAGGTGGTGCGCGAACGCGACGGCAGCTACGTCGTCACGCAGGACGGGCAGCCGATCAGCTTCGTGATCGAGGAGTTGTCGGCGAACGGCATCCGCTTCCAGGCCAAGGGGCTCGGCGAATCCGCGGTGTTTCACCGCGCCGGTGACCGGCTGTTCGTGCAGCGGCTCGGCGTGCAGAACAGCATTGTCGATCTCACCCGTGCGGCGCCGCAGAGCGCGGCGCGCGGTGGTGGCGACGGCAAGCTGCGCGCCGCGCTTAACGGCCGCGTCGTCGCGGTGCTGGTCAAGGCCGGCGACCGCGTCGAGGCCGGCCAGCCGGTGCTGACGCTGGAAGCGATGAAGATGGAGCATGTGCACAAGGCCCCAAGCTCTGGCATCATCGCGATCGATGTCGCCGAAGGCGAGCAGGTCACCGCCGGCCGCATCGTCGCCGAGATCCAATCCGCTGCCGAGTGA
- a CDS encoding AMP-binding protein, whose product MTSLEATGGVPGPGRIGRVAIGDILRKSAKRFPNRIALTDGARQVSYDELERDANRFANALVARGLKPGAKISTICNNSVEFVKALFGIHRAGLVWVPINTMLGPDDMSYILDHAEVKVAVIDDNLFGQPERRAALEARGIELIAVNLAGKAADTGLPTFDQLLDGQSEIEPEVAFDDRDLAMIIYTSGTTSRPKGAMHGHLAVTMAAMSNAIEMHLSRNDGITGQFPLFHCAAHVVLLSYLIVGGKMALMRGFDPVACMEAIQRDKLSVFIGLPLMYQVILDHPRRKEFDLSSLRCCIYTMAPMPRPLLERAIAELCPTFVQPSGQTEMYPATTMSQPDRQLERFGNYWGESTLVNETAIMDDSGNLLGVGQIGEIVHRGPNVMLGYYKDPEATEAARKFGWHHTGDLALIDEHGEVLFLDRKKDMIKSGGENVASVKIEETLLAHPAVMNAAVVGLPHPQWGEAVSGFVKLKPGAQATEAEIIEHCKKHLGGFQVPKLLRIVDEMPMTATGKLRKVELRNAFTDHFMLGQTG is encoded by the coding sequence ATGACCAGTCTTGAAGCGACCGGCGGCGTGCCGGGACCGGGGCGGATCGGCCGCGTGGCGATCGGCGACATCTTGCGCAAATCGGCGAAGCGGTTTCCGAACCGGATCGCGCTGACCGACGGCGCCCGTCAGGTCAGCTACGACGAACTTGAACGCGACGCCAACCGCTTCGCCAACGCGCTGGTGGCGCGCGGGCTGAAGCCGGGCGCGAAGATCTCGACGATCTGCAACAACTCGGTCGAGTTCGTCAAAGCGCTGTTCGGCATTCACCGGGCGGGCCTGGTCTGGGTACCGATCAACACCATGCTCGGCCCGGACGACATGAGCTACATCCTCGACCACGCCGAGGTGAAGGTCGCGGTGATCGACGACAATCTGTTCGGCCAGCCGGAACGCCGCGCGGCGCTGGAGGCCCGCGGCATTGAACTGATCGCTGTCAATCTGGCCGGCAAGGCCGCCGACACCGGGCTGCCGACCTTCGATCAGCTTCTCGACGGCCAGTCCGAGATCGAGCCCGAGGTGGCGTTCGACGACCGCGATCTGGCGATGATCATCTACACCTCTGGCACCACCTCGCGGCCGAAGGGAGCGATGCACGGCCACCTCGCCGTGACGATGGCGGCGATGAGCAACGCCATCGAGATGCACCTGTCGCGCAACGACGGCATCACCGGGCAGTTTCCGCTGTTTCACTGCGCCGCCCACGTCGTGCTGCTGTCCTATCTGATCGTCGGCGGCAAGATGGCGCTGATGCGCGGCTTCGATCCGGTCGCCTGCATGGAGGCGATCCAGCGCGACAAGCTCTCCGTCTTCATCGGCCTGCCGCTGATGTATCAGGTGATCCTCGATCATCCGCGGCGCAAGGAATTCGATCTCTCCAGCCTGCGCTGCTGCATCTACACCATGGCGCCGATGCCGCGGCCGCTGCTGGAGCGTGCGATCGCCGAGCTGTGTCCGACCTTCGTGCAGCCGTCGGGGCAGACCGAGATGTATCCGGCGACGACGATGTCGCAGCCGGACCGCCAGCTCGAACGCTTCGGCAACTACTGGGGCGAGTCGACGCTGGTCAACGAGACCGCGATCATGGACGATTCCGGGAACCTGCTCGGCGTCGGCCAGATCGGTGAGATCGTGCATCGCGGCCCTAACGTGATGCTCGGTTATTACAAGGATCCGGAGGCCACCGAGGCCGCGCGAAAATTCGGCTGGCACCACACCGGTGACCTGGCGCTGATCGACGAGCACGGCGAGGTGCTGTTCCTCGACCGCAAGAAGGACATGATCAAGTCCGGCGGCGAGAACGTCGCCTCGGTCAAGATTGAGGAGACGCTGCTGGCGCATCCGGCGGTGATGAACGCCGCGGTTGTCGGCCTGCCGCATCCGCAATGGGGCGAGGCGGTGTCCGGCTTCGTCAAGCTCAAGCCCGGCGCGCAGGCGACCGAGGCTGAGATCATCGAACACTGCAAGAAGCATCTCGGCGGCTTCCAGGTGCCGAAGCTGCTGCGCATCGTCGACGAGATGCCGATGACCGCGACCGGCAAGCTGCGCAAGGTCGAGCTGCGCAACGCGTTCACCGATCACTTCATGCTCGGGCAGACGGGATGA